One window from the genome of Helicoverpa armigera isolate CAAS_96S chromosome 4, ASM3070526v1, whole genome shotgun sequence encodes:
- the LOC110370488 gene encoding very long chain fatty acid elongase 7, protein MDAGLQHIAEDFGVGTVKLSIPTWTLQETITGLAVVLALYLSVVIKIIPTHMKNREPYQLKNIMLAYNAFQVAFSVYLVFIYLRYIYRFNIITTRCPQGNDLMGVVAEIWPYFIAKHLDLLDTVFFVLRKKDNQITFLHLYHHTSMVTWTWLHFMYHPTDNFVVVGMLNSFVHVLMYAYYGISSLGPEYAKFIWWKKHLTKVQLIQFILVVSHLHYQQKLSPCPIPNFFHNFCMFVISSFFALFMNFYINSYRSKSKKNVQKVEKQKNGGSEYVDERLVKAR, encoded by the exons ATGGATGCGGGATTGCAACATATTGCTGAAGATTTTGGAGTAGGCACAGTGAAAC tTTCGATCCCAACATGGACACTGCAAGAGACGATAACTGGATTAGCTGTGGTTCTAGCCTTGTATCTATCAGTCGTTATAAAGATAATACCAACACACATGAAGAACAGAGAGCCATACCAACTGAAGAATATAATGTTAGCTTACAACGCATTCCAAGTCGCCTTCTCAGTTTATTTAGTGTTCATC TACCTGCGATATATCTACAGATTTAACATAATCACGACGAGATGTCCGCAAGGCAACGACTTGATGGGG GTTGTAGCAGAAATCTGGCCATACTTCATAGCGAAACACCTAGATCTTCTAGACACAGTTTTCTTCGTCCTCCGAAAGAAGGATAATCAGATCACGTTTCTCCATCTTTACCACCATACTTCCATGGTCACCTGGACCTGGTTGCACTTCATGTACCATCCTACAGATAACTTTGTGGTTGTTGGTATGCTGAACAGTTTCGTCCATGTCCTCATGTATGCTTATTATGGGATCTCGTCGTTGGGCCCAGAGTACGCGAAGTTTATTTGGTGGAAGAAGCATCTGACTAAGGTTCAGCtg ATCCAGTTCATCTTAGTGGTCTCTCATCTCCATTACCAACAGAAGCTCTCTCCGTGTCCAATCCCCAACTTCTTCCACAACTTCTGTATGTTCGTCATCTCTTCCTTCTTTGCTCTGTTCATGAACTTCTATATCAACAGCTACAGAAGTAAATCTAAGAAGAATGTACAGAAAGTTGAAAAACAGAAGAACGGCGGCTCAGAGTACGTGGATGAGAGATTAGTGAAGGCGCGCtag